In Chitinophagales bacterium, one genomic interval encodes:
- a CDS encoding DUF4476 domain-containing protein, which translates to MKTSILIFCTVLISQAAMFANVIMSELRIVDPQNEFFAVQLNNAAFTNVANEHVFENIRPGNHNIKLANMQQDRFGNRQFSIFANQQIHIRPATRNIAVINAFNELVIVFSEQIRTRLHVPVNYEPVATQPIHPVGVSDYDFSQFLAIVERQSFESTKLNMMRNFIRQNDLNSYQVKSLMHVLTFESSRLEIAKLAFGNVLDPNNYYVVNDAFQFESSIRQLNRALYG; encoded by the coding sequence ATGAAAACTTCAATTTTGATTTTCTGCACAGTATTGATCAGTCAGGCCGCAATGTTTGCAAATGTAATTATGAGCGAGCTGCGCATTGTCGATCCGCAAAACGAATTTTTTGCCGTTCAGCTCAACAATGCTGCTTTTACCAATGTAGCCAATGAACATGTTTTTGAAAATATCCGCCCGGGAAATCACAATATTAAACTGGCGAATATGCAGCAAGATCGATTTGGAAATAGACAGTTTAGCATATTTGCTAATCAACAAATACATATTCGCCCTGCCACGCGCAATATTGCGGTAATCAATGCTTTTAATGAATTGGTAATCGTTTTCAGCGAGCAAATTCGCACGAGATTGCATGTCCCTGTAAATTATGAGCCTGTAGCTACTCAGCCTATTCACCCCGTTGGCGTATCCGATTACGATTTCAGTCAGTTTTTGGCAATAGTTGAGCGTCAGAGTTTTGAGTCCACCAAGCTGAATATGATGCGCAATTTTATTCGCCAAAATGATTTGAATTCTTATCAGGTAAAAAGCCTGATGCATGTCCTGACTTTTGAAAGTTCCCGGTTGGAAATTGCAAAATTGGCTTTTGGAAATGTACTGGATCCGAATAATTACTATGTGGTAAATGACGCTTTTCAGTTCGAAAGCAGTATTCGGCAACTGAACCGGGCTTTGTATGGGTAG